From the genome of Callithrix jacchus isolate 240 chromosome 7, calJac240_pri, whole genome shotgun sequence, one region includes:
- the LOC108592705 gene encoding uncharacterized protein LOC108592705, with translation MDRPGWQWTLSKRMDGLEGWQWGAGAHHGDPSSTGDLAGRSLLYAPRFAYGLTGAKKSRSRRTQESQGDAAAYRLPSFPLLAVERLRKVPPAETAPRGVGTGPRSRAGGSRARTPSRGVHGCEGVCRPLKRWATPLGSALLTPRGTRATKSQLSLPEKAPAAESFAAHGDPPPPRPGPAAASGPARPPSPDAAQSPRAGEAPLTEAEQQADRAEDPRGPPRVASCSHGSSGGHLRQGPAARCAKFKRRLRGRPEEGLRPARPPHAAARPWGPALAFPLPLPTRAPGPGSARLLPVSPRRRPVPKLGPSRRSAAIPYAMLTRSSSVAPAQLREYTELLVTM, from the exons ATGGACCGCCCGGGCTGGCAGTGGACGCTGAGCAAACGGATGGACGGCCTGGAAGGCTGGCAGTGGGGTGCAGGGGCCCACCATGGGGACCCCTCAAGTACAGGAGATCTGGCCGGGAGGTCACTGCTGTACGCCCCGAGGTTCGCCTACGGCCTGACTGGGGCCA AAAAGAGCAGGAGTCGCCGCACTCAGGAATCCCAAGGTGACGCCGCTGCCTACCggcttccctccttccccctcctggCTGTGGAGCGACTCCGAAAAGTTCCCCCGGCGGAGACCGCACCGCGCGGCGTGGGCACCGGGCCTCGCTCTCGGGCAGGTGGGAGCCGCGCCCGCACCCCGTCCCGGGGCGTCCACGGCTGCGAAGGAGTTTGCCGTCCGCTGAAGCGCTGGGCGACGCccctggggag CGCCCTGCTGACTCCACGGGGGACGCGGGCGACGAAATCACAACTTTCTCTTCCCGAAAAGGCCCCCGCGGCTGAGTCGTTCGCGGCCCACGGCGACCCCCCCCCGCCCCGTCCCGGACCCGCAGCCGCCTCGGGCCCAGCGCGTCCACCCAGCCCGGACGCTGCCCAGTCCCCGCGGGCCGGGGAGGCTCCACTCACCGAAGCGGAGCAGCAGGCAGACCGCGCCGAGGACCCCCGGGGCCCGCCCCGCGTCGCTTCCTGCAGCCATGGCTCGTCGGGCGGGCATCTGCGCCAGGGCCCGGCCGCGCGCTGCGCCAAGTTCAAGCGCCGCCTCCGCGGGCGGCCAGAAGAAGGACTCCGCCCGGCCCGCCCCCCGCACGCCGCAGCCCGGCCCTGGGGCCCTGCGCTCGCCTTCCCGCTTCCACTCCCCACGCGCGCTCCGGGGCCGGGCTCCGCGCGCCTCCTTCCCGTGTCCCCGAGGCGCCGTCCAGTCCCCAAGCTCGGTCCCTCCCGTCGTTCCGCCGCCATTCCATACGCGATGTTAA CCAGAAGCAGCAGCGTTGCCCCTGCCCAGCTGAGGGAGTACACGGAGCTCTTAGTTACTATGTGA